From the Myxococcota bacterium genome, the window GGTACTGCTGGGCCGTCTTGACGTCGCTGAAGGTCACGCTCAGCGCGTAGGTCTTCGAGGGATCGGACTTCGAGTACAGAGCGCCCTCGAGGGTCCAGTGGTCGTCGTTCTTGGTGAACGTGCCGTGGGGATCGAAGTGCAGGTCGGTGGCCACGCCCGGCACCCAGACGGCGTGCTTGTCGGGGTGATGAGCGGAAGCCTTGTAGAGAGTGCTGGCCGAGGCTGCCGCGGGCAGAGCGAGCGCGAGGGCCAAGACGAAGATGCGCAACATGAGGTGTCTCCGGTGGATGGGGTTGCGCTGAGTGAGTGCCCTGGGCTCGCAAAGGGGTGGCGAACCTGCACTTTTGGCCGCAAGTCGGCCGCAGGCATTGCCGCTGCCAGCGAATCTTCGCGCGGGAGCGGAGACGCTCCCTTCCGATCGGCCCGGCTCAGCGCCTGCGCGGGTCGGTGACCCGGAGCGCCACGATCGCGAAGGCCACCAGCTGAAAGCCCGTCGCGATCCACAAGACGGGCGCCTGCCCCACCGCGACCGCCAGGAGACCGCCGGCGAGCGCCCCGAGCGCCGCCACGAGCTCCGAGGCCGAGTTCGCCACGGCGATCCGCAGTGGGAGCTGCTCGCGGCTCCCGAACTCGAGGACGAGGTTCTGCGCGGACATCTGGAAGCCGCCGAGCCCCAGGCCGATCCCGCCGAAGACGAGCAGCAGGATCCCGAAGGAGGCCGTGTGAAGCAGGGCCACGACCGAGAGGATCCACAGCGCGAGCGCCGCGAGGAAGGTGGCGCGATACCCACGCCGGTCGGCGACGACGCCCCAACCGAAGTTGCCGACGCTCTGCGTGAGAACGAAGGCCGCGGTCAGCTGCCCGAGTTGGCTGCCGCCGATCTCCTGGGTGCCGGACGCGTACAAGACATACAGGGGCATCCCCATCCGTCCCATCACGGCGAGCGCTCTTGCCAGGAAGTAGACCGTGAACTCCCGGTCCGAGCGCAACAGGCTCGGGAGCTCGCGGAGACGCTCGAACACCCCTGCGCGTTCCCGCACGGCGGGCGACGCGGGCTCGCGCACGAAGAGCAGCGTGGCGAGCCCGACCGAGGTGAACACGAAGGCCAATAGGAAGGTGGCGGCGTAGCCGTTCCCGAGCGCGTTGCGCTCGATCAGTACCTCGCCGGCCGCGAGCGAGACGAGGAACGCGGTGGTCCCGCCGAGCGCGTTGCGCAGCCCCATCAAGCGGCCGCGTACCTCGACCGGGATCACCTTCGCGTACAGGAAGTTGAAGACGACGCCCTGGATCCCGAGGAACACACCGAACAGACCCAGGAACACCCAAGCGCTGTAGAGCGGACCGGGCTGGGGCAGGAAGAGTCCGCCGAGCGCGAGCCCGAGGATCATCACACGCATCGACACGCCGATGAGGAAGCCGACGGGGAGCACGCGGCGCCGGTGCTCGATCAGGGTCGCCCCGACGATCGGAGACAGGAACATCCCCAGGTACTGGAGCGCGCGCGCCACGCCGACCGCCCATTCGGTCCCCGCCAGCGCAAACACGTAGGCCGGCACCAGCGTCGGCGCGTTGAGCAGACGCATGCCGGTCTGGCCG encodes:
- a CDS encoding MFS transporter; translation: MNPPSASAEAAFQAEVRATLRRNYVAHLAHGMLGQTGMRLLNAPTLVPAYVFALAGTEWAVGVARALQYLGMFLSPIVGATLIEHRRRVLPVGFLIGVSMRVMILGLALGGLFLPQPGPLYSAWVFLGLFGVFLGIQGVVFNFLYAKVIPVEVRGRLMGLRNALGGTTAFLVSLAAGEVLIERNALGNGYAATFLLAFVFTSVGLATLLFVREPASPAVRERAGVFERLRELPSLLRSDREFTVYFLARALAVMGRMGMPLYVLYASGTQEIGGSQLGQLTAAFVLTQSVGNFGWGVVADRRGYRATFLAALALWILSVVALLHTASFGILLLVFGGIGLGLGGFQMSAQNLVLEFGSREQLPLRIAVANSASELVAALGALAGGLLAVAVGQAPVLWIATGFQLVAFAIVALRVTDPRRR